The DNA sequence CGCTCGTCGAGTATGTGCTGACGATGCGCCGGTCGCGCGCCGTCGCCCCGGCCTGACGGGCACGCCGAACACCGACAGACACGGCAGGTCTCCTCTCCAGAGGGGACCTGCCGTGTTCCGTTGCCCTGATTTTGGTCGCCGTGCACGGGCCGCCGCCATGAGATGCCGCGGCACCTGGGCGGACCGGCCCTGCCGGTAGTTCCGGGGCGACCGGACCGGTCGGGTCAGTTTCGGCCGACCGGTCGAGACACGACGGCACCCGAGGGCGCCGCGGCATGCCCCGGCGGCCGGGGCATGCGTTCGACGTCAGGTCCGGTGACCGGCCGACCGGTATTCGTACTCCCGGCTGCTCTCCTCGCGGCCGCCGTGGTCCCGGCTGAAGTCCCAGCCACCAGCGGCCTCCCGGCCGGGACGGCCGCCGACGGCGTATCCGCCGATCTCCTGCCCGCGCCGCCAGCCACTGAAGTAGCCGGTCGTGTTCTCGGCGATCCGAGCGGCGTCCCGGACGATCCGCAGCGGCCGTTCGTCCCGCAGCGGGGAGCCGGGCACGAGATTTGCCTGAGGCACGCGCTTCGGCAGGCCGGCGGAGGTTTCCGCGCCCACCGACGGCTGCGCGGCCTGCTCGGCGGCCCGCCAACCACTGTCCGCCGTGGACGACCACTCGAGTTCGGTCTCCTCGTCCTGCCCGGAGAACCACGCCGACGCGGCGGCGAAGATGAGCAGGTCGCCGTCGCTGTCCGACGACGCGACGGGCGGTGCGGAACGTTCGGGTACGGCACGCCGGGGCCGGGTGTCGCGGTTGTCGCGTTCCGCGTCGACCAGGCGCAGCGGCGCCTGGTCGAGTTGCGGGTCGTCGCGCCGGGGCCGGTCCGGCCCGGGGGCAGGGCGTCCGGCGGCCGCCGGGCCGGCAGGCTGGTCCTGGCGGGTGGTCCGGTCGGTGCCCGGACGCGGCTCCACCAGCCGCAGCGACGGCGGCTCCGGTGGCAGGTCGTCGGCCTGCCACGGCGGCCTGATCCGCGTCTCCCCGGTCGGTTCCTCGGGAGCGGAGCGGTCGTGGCCGTCGAAGCCGTACGCCGACTCCCGCCGGGCGGTTCCCTCGTCGCCGTCTTCGGCGGGACCGACCAGGGGCCAGGCCGCCCGGGAACCGGGCTCCGGGCTCTCCTCGGCGGCCGGCCGGGATGCCGGCATCGGCACCACGAAGTCGGTCGCGCTGAAGTCGGCCTTCGCCTGCTGCTCACCCCTGGTGTTGGGGCGGGGCACGATCGGGGTCGGGCGCCGTTCGGCGCGGGCACTGCTGATCGCCGCTGCGGTGATCGGGGCCCGGAACGGCTCGCCCGCCTCGGCCGGTGGTACCGGGCCACGGCGAGCCGGCCGGTCGGGGGTGGACGGGGCCGCGCCCGGACGCCGGGACGGCCCGTCGGTGTCGGCCGTGCCGCCGCGCCGGGGAAGACCCTCCGCCGTACGCGCCGCCGCGGCCCGTCGGGCAGGACCGGCCGGCTCGGCCGCCGCCGGCGACCGCCGTGAGCGGTCGGGGGCGGCGGTGTCGGAGGACGCGGCGCGCTGCGCCGGAACGATCGGTGTCATGCCCGGCGGCGGCGGTGGCGGCGCCGAGACGGGCCGGTTGTGCGGCGGGTCGAGCCGGTGCTGGGCCGCCGGTGCGAGGGGGTGGGGCGGTCCGGAAACCGGTGGAGCCGACACCGGCGGAGCGGAGGTGGGCGTCACCGCGGCGGCGGGCGCCGCCGGACGCGGGGCGACCGGTGGCGGCGCGACCGGGGTGGGCGCCACCGGTGGCGGCGCGAGTGGCTGAGGCGTCACCGGGACGCCGCCGGCCTCCGGTGCGAGGCGCGCCCGGCGCCCGCCGAGCGGGGTGCGTTCCGTGGCGCCGGGGCGGGGCGGGGTCGGCCCGGGGGCCGGCGCCGACGAGGGTTCCGCCGGGGTCGCCCGTCGGGTGCGCCGGGCGGCCGTCGACGGTGGCGCGGTGACCCGGGCCGAGAGCGTGGCGACGAGGGCCTCACAGCCGGCGTCGCAGGCCCGTACGGCCGCGACCGCCTGGCGGACCGCCTCCGCGGTCGCCGACGTGATCGCGGTCGTGTTGGAGCCGCGCGCCGGGGTCTCGGCGATGGCCAGCCGGAGCGCGGTCACCGCATTGGTGATCGTCTCCGGGGCGGCGACGCCGTCCGCGGCCAGATGGGCGGCCACGGCTTCGGCCGCCACCGTCGTCTCCCGGTCCCGACCGCCGGCGCCGCCGAGCATGCCGGGCTCGGGCAGCGCGTCGAGGACCGCCAACGACAGCGGCTCGGCCGGGTCCGGGTACGCGCGCAGCGCGGCGGGGTACAGCTCACGTAGCACCTCGCGCAGTGCCGCGGCGGC is a window from the Polymorphospora rubra genome containing:
- a CDS encoding transposase, with product MSREEDDAVALVRVYCGLASVDSAASSASAGATLTAAVVDDAGRLLDVCEIGDDPVGYAKLGVLLAGRSSGPGGAAVAADSDDHLVTSLLTAAGRPLAIVDDDSVDDYAERFADDDSLTEISSPAAIRRAVGLARALQAGAISAATLPAPRDLAAFKPVLAAHLALAGGRHSAAAALREVLRELYPAALRAYPDPAEPLSLAVLDALPEPGMLGGAGGRDRETTVAAEAVAAHLAADGVAAPETITNAVTALRLAIAETPARGSNTTAITSATAEAVRQAVAAVRACDAGCEALVATLSARVTAPPSTAARRTRRATPAEPSSAPAPGPTPPRPGATERTPLGGRRARLAPEAGGVPVTPQPLAPPPVAPTPVAPPPVAPRPAAPAAAVTPTSAPPVSAPPVSGPPHPLAPAAQHRLDPPHNRPVSAPPPPPPGMTPIVPAQRAASSDTAAPDRSRRSPAAAEPAGPARRAAAARTAEGLPRRGGTADTDGPSRRPGAAPSTPDRPARRGPVPPAEAGEPFRAPITAAAISSARAERRPTPIVPRPNTRGEQQAKADFSATDFVVPMPASRPAAEESPEPGSRAAWPLVGPAEDGDEGTARRESAYGFDGHDRSAPEEPTGETRIRPPWQADDLPPEPPSLRLVEPRPGTDRTTRQDQPAGPAAAGRPAPGPDRPRRDDPQLDQAPLRLVDAERDNRDTRPRRAVPERSAPPVASSDSDGDLLIFAAASAWFSGQDEETELEWSSTADSGWRAAEQAAQPSVGAETSAGLPKRVPQANLVPGSPLRDERPLRIVRDAARIAENTTGYFSGWRRGQEIGGYAVGGRPGREAAGGWDFSRDHGGREESSREYEYRSAGHRT